CCTGCGCTATATCCATGCAACAATCCTGGTCGAGCGTGATTCGCATAAGGGAATTGTGATCGGCAAGCGGGGTTCAATGATCAAAAAGATCAGCACACAAGCCCGCGAGAAAATAGAAGAACTGAGCGGGGAGAAGGTTTATCTGGAACTACAAGTGAAAGTGGAAAAGAACTGGCGCAATAACCAGGACTTTCTGCGAAGGGTGGGACTGAGCCATGACTGAACTGGGGGGGCTGGCAAAATTCGGGGCTTTGATCGTTTTTGCAGGTTTTCTATCTGATTGGCTTTCAGTTATATTCGGTTGGAAGAAGTTGCGCCCCTATGCCAAAACACTGGCATTGATCCTTTTGATCTTATGGATTGCGCTGTTATTTGATTTTGCCCCGAACAGGCTGGGGGTTCTATTGCTCTTGGCGCTGGGATTTGGCTTGTTGGGGGATATTCTGCTGCTTTTTCCCACTCGGTGCTTCAAGTGGGGGTTGGGCGCTTTCCTGTTGGGCCATATAACCTATCTGTTTTTGTTTTATAAGCTATTTCAAATTGGCAGAGTTGAAGGTCTGATCGCACCAATCGCGCCCTGGGTTTGGGGTGTGATAGGGGTTGTTGTTCTGGCAGCGTTGATGATTTTTAACCGGGTGATCATCCGGAAGATACGGGACCCGCACCCCAGGTGGCTTTTCCAGGTCGCGCTCTATCTTTACGCTGTATGCCTAAGTGTTGTGATGGTGTCTGGTTGGTTAACGGCGGGACTATATACCAGTGGGGGAATCTGGATTTGGGCTTTGGCACTGGGAGGAACCTCATTCTTAATCTCTGATTTTAATTTAGCCTATGACCGGTTTGTGAAACCCTTCAAGCCAGCGCATTTTCTCATCATGGTCACCTATCACCTGGCTCAATTCTTTCTGGCAATCGGCTTCTTTATGTTAATTTCCAGATTCTAAGTTGTATTGCCCATTTTCGCTATTTGAATTTGGCTTCTGTTATTTGTATAATCGAATTGAGTTACTTATGGTTAGGTAACCTATTTGATTATTGGTTCTGTTCGCCTTATTTCCCCAAGATTTCTACGCAGCAAATTAAATAAATTGTAATCATTCACTCTTGTTATTCGTAAATCATCTCTGAAGTTTTCCTGAACTTAAATAAATAATTAATGAAAGGAAGAAAGATGAAGAATAAAAGCAGACTCATCAGCCTAAGCTTTCTCATTTTTATCCTATTACTTACCGGCTGTAATCTTCCAGGCGCCAATCAGGATCTCTCTGTAGAAGATTGGGTTGCCACCTATGAGCAACAAACCGCCGTGGCGATGGGTGGTGAGGTTTTACCGGGCGATGACGGGGCCGGCGCTGCTCCCACTGTCACTCAGACCATTCAGCCCACGATCACGCTCACCCCGACCTTCACCCTGACGCCGACGGAATCCAAGCCGATGGTGAGTGTCAGTGTGGACACCAACTGCAGGACCGGGCCCGGGAAGATCTATGACTGGATTGGCGCGCTGTTAGTTGGCGAAGTTGCTGAGGTGGTTGGCAAAACTGCAGACGGTCAATATTGGGTGATCAAAAATCCCGACCGGGCAGGCGAGTGCTGGCTTTGGGCGAATTACGCCTCTGTGAAGGGACCGACAGCTGATCTGGTGGAATATACACCTCCACCAACACCGACACCCATGATTGATTGGGCGGGATCCTGGACGACCTATAATGTGGCCCAGGATAACAGCTGGCACTTTTCCTATCCAATGACCTTATCTGTCAGCGGCTCAACACTGACGGGTGTTGTGGACCTCGGCGGTGGGCAAACCGTAAATTTGACCGGCACCATCAGCGAAGATTTTACAACCATCAGCGGCACCTGGATTGGGCCTACGCTAGATGGCACCTTTGAATTCTTTGCCCTGGGTCCGAATCAGTTCCAGGGTAACGGGGATAATGGCTCGCAGGTCTTTGGCTGGTGCGGCAGCAGGAGCGGTGCAGGAGAACCATCTCCGTGTTACACGCCTTAATATGAAGTAGAAATGAGTTTTCGGAAGAGAGGTTCCACCGGGAACCTCTCTTTTTTGATGGAAAAGATTGGTTCTTGACAAAATAGAACACAAGTTCTATACTGTAAAAACTAACAGTCCAGCCTATATGGAGGTTCTCATGAATGTCAGCCAATCTATCAAAAATTCATTTTCCACCTCAATTTCCAGCCTGAAAAACCGCAAGGGATGGATGTATCTAATAATCATCGTTCTGGCCCTGGTTGCATTTGAGGCGTTTAACTTCAGCACAACCGATTTTGCCCTCTCTGATTTATTGGGTAATCTGCGTTTCATGGGCGTCCGCTGGGCCACATTGCTGGCACTGGCCTTTTGCGGGATTGACTTTGCGGGGATTGCCCGCTTATTCGGTCCACAAAACACGGATGATGAGATGCGGTCGAATTGGTTCATGTTTGGTGCCTGGATCCTGGCCGCTACAATGAACGCGATCCTGACCTGGTGGGGTGTGGTGATGGCGATGCAGACCCATTCCGTTTTGAGCGTCAGCCTGGTCAACTCCTCATTCATCAGCAAGTTTGTCCCGATCTTCATTGCGCTGATGGTCTGGGTGATCCGAATCCTGTTGATCGGTACGCTTTCCAAACAAGGCGACAAGTTGCTCCGTGAGGCAAAGCAGCAGAAAACTGGTGGTGTGTCCCGCCGGGAATATCGCCAGTCCCAAAGCAGGGCGGCACACCCAAGCAGCACCCCGGTTGTCGGGTTGGGACGGGCAGCTTCTGCACGGTCCGCCTCCCGCAGGAAGAACAATAGGCCCGAACCGACCTATATCCCGATGAATGACGAAGGTGCATATCGGACTATGAAGGCTTCCGGGGTCACCCGTCGCTAGCCTTTCCGAAAAAATCGTTGACAATTCCCGGAACCCATAGTAATATATCGAACACGTTTGTGTGTTCCGGCGAGGTAGCTCAATGGTAGAGCAGTGGACTCATAAGCCATTGGTTGGCGGTTCAAATCCGCCTCTCGCCACTAAAATAAATCTCCCGTTTATCGGGAGATTTTTGTTTTCCCAAAAGCCTACATTAATGAGTAAATTTTGTTTGATTTATTTAATTATTTAAGAACTTAGCGGTTTTGAAACCTGGATAAAAAAATATATAATGACTATACAAGTGCGCCACTCAACCCTGTAACTCTCAAAAGGAGAAATCATGAAATACATGGTTCATCGCGTTGAAGTTGACGAAGATTCCGTGCAGGAAAAGTTGGAGCTATTCTTGAATCGACTGGATGGGGAAGTCATGGCGGTCATACCCATTTCAACGCCAAAGTTTCTGGCAATGGGTGCGACTTCCGTTGTGAAATATGTCCTGATCGTGGAAAAGAAGTAGCGGTTTACCTGAGATAATCATGGGGTTTAAGGGCTGGTTTGATACGGCTCTTGTTGTGAATGAATTTGAATGCTCAAGAAATTCCCGGAGGAGAATTTTCATAGGGTTGTAACCTTTTTAGTTTCGAAGTGTTATATTTTATAGTTAAATCAATATTACGAAAGGAATTAATATTATGCGACTAACTCCCCCTAAGAAGAATGTGTTTTGGATTGCGACGATTTTCGCCGTGCTTGGTGTTCTCGGTGAAGTTGTCCCCAGTATCCCATTCGTTTCGACTTATGCAATTTGGTTCGTGGTTGTAGGCTTTGTCCTGCTTTGGATGGGCAATGCTGTCAAAGGTTTCTAGTCAGAAATTCTTTTAATTTATAAAAAGAAAACTCTCGGTGCAAACCGAGAGTTTTTGTTTTAGGGGGTAGGGGATACGAATATTAATTGTCTTAGGAAATTGATCACAAAATAGACCCCGACCAGAGCAGCGATAAATAGGGTCAGTGCAAAGACTGCACCCGCAATAAATCTGGCCCGTTCGCCATTGTTCATACTTTTCCATTGCTCCTGAAGGTCACCTTTATAGTCTTTGTCCCATTCAGCACGGGACATCAGGGCCTGGAGCAGAGAGGGCTTGGGGGGTTGGGGGTTGTTTGGTTTCTTTTCTTTTGCCATTGCAGTAATTTCCAGAGTATGAACCGGTTGGATAATGATTATATCCCGTTTATGGTTATAACCCTGGATTGAAGAAATAATAATATTGAAACCAAATGAAGGTTTTTCCGAAGAGGAAATATCCAACTGTAATAATTGCAATTAATAAAACCAGACCGAAGGCTGCTCCTGCCAGCATTTTGTGTCTCTTCTCGGGTGTCAGTATTTTCCAATGGGTGACCATGTTTGCCCAAAAGACTTTGTCTTTATGGCGTCGGCCGAATAGTTTTTGCAGGATTTTCCCGTTTTGCATATCCGGGTGAGACATTTCACTTCCCCTTTATTATGTGTTTTGATTTACTTGGATATTTTACCAAATGGTAAGGAATTTTTATTATTAAAGGTATGAAAATCCCTTAAAAATGAACGGGTGTTATAATGGATTAGGAGTCCTAACCAATTTAAAGAGGTTAATTTTATGAGTGAATTTATTACGATGACGGATATTGATCGGGCGGTAGACGCCATTCGGTCCCGAATTGAAGTTAAGCCAGAAATTGGTATGATCCTGGGCACAGGCCTGGGGCCGCTGGCAGACAGTGTTGATGGGGCCACAATTATCCCCAACCAGGAAATCCCATGCTGGCCGATTTCGACTGTGCAGGGCCATAAGGGCCGCCTGGTGATTGGTGAACTCGAGGGGAAGACTGTATTTATCCTTCAAGGGCGGACTCACTTCTATGAAGGATATACGATGGGGCAGACCACTTTCTCCGTGCGTGTGATGAAACGTCTGGGCTGCGAAACGCTGGTTGTGACCAACGCGGCTGGAGCAATCAACCCGGATTACATCCCCGGCGATCTGATGCTGATCACTGATCACATCAATCTGATCGGGATGGGCGGGTCAAATCCCTTGTTTGGACCCAATATGGAAGAGTTTGGGGTTCGGTTCCCGGATATGAGCCAGCCTTATGACAGCGAACTGCTTGCAACAGCTCGAGAGGCTTGTGACGACGCTGATATTCCTTATCAGGAGGGTGTCTATGTTGGATTAGCGGGGCCTTCTTTTGAAACGCCGGCTGAACTACGCTTCCTAAAAGCCATCGGTGCGGATGCCGTGGGTATGTCCACTGTGCCGGAGGTCATTATTGCCCGGCATAGCGGCATGCGTGTGCTGGGTATTTCCGGCATCTCGAATAAGGCCAACCTGGACGGCAGCACGGTAACGACCCATGAAGAGGTTCTGGAAGCAGGGCAGGTTCTTGTACCCAAGCTGACCGGATTGATCCGCGGGACATTATCAAGGCTCTAGGCCAAAACAATTACAAATTTTTTCTAACCTGCATCTTTTATGGAAAATTTTCTCAATAATATTCTGCGAGGTCTGGTCGATTATGGCGTTGGCATATTTGTCGTCCTGATCCTGGGATTCCTCGTTTATACAAGAAGGTTCCTGATCGCGCTCAAGGAGTGGCAAAGGTCAGTCTTTGGGCTGGAGCGATCTATGGCGCAGCGGCAGCTGGTGACATCTACCACGGGCCTTGCTTTGTTGTTATTCCTCATTATTGGCGAATTTCTGATTGTTACCATTGTTGGCCCGAGGATGCCTTCCATCCAGGTGAGCGCCACCGAAGCACCAGAAAACCCATTTGCGACGCTGACCGTCTCGGTAGAGCCGGAGGAAGCTACTCTCGTACCAACCGCAACCGTTGGACAGGATACATTGGTATCCGACTGTATCCCTGAGGTAGTTGAAATCACTTTTCCTGCGGATGGCGATACGATCAGTGGCACGGTTGAGATCATTGGCTCGATGAATCCTGAAAATTTCGGTTCATATAAATATGAGTTTTCACCCACCGGTGCGATCAGCTGGACGACCATTGCGGCTGGGAATCAATTGAAGCTTGATGAGCTTTTAGGCTATTGGTATACCAATTCGTTAACCCCCGGTGTCTATTTATTGCAGCTCGTACCCCTGGATAATGAAGGGAATGATATGACACCCTGTATTATCACCGTTGAAGTTGTGTCTGAAGAATAGGTGGAACTATGCCAGAAATTGAACTTCGTCCAGTCGATCAGCATGATATTGATAGCCTGACAGCCTTTGAGCATGGGTATTACAGTGAATTTGTCTGGCAGGTCACAATGGAAACTGATCCCCAGAACCTGCAGGCTGGTTTGCGGCGAACCCATTTACCCAGGCGCGTTTTTGTACCTTATCCCCGGAGCAAGGAACTAATTTTCGGCGCGTTAGGTCAGGTTGAAGCTTTTCTGGTGGCTCTATTGGAGAATCAGCCGGTTGGCTATATCAAGGTCCTCGTGGAGCACGGGGAAAAAGTGCTGCGGGTAAGTGATTTGGTGGTATCAACGCCGATGCGCCGCCAGGGGATTGCCAGCGGGTTGATGGTAGCTGTAATGGATATGGCTTCCAGCCGCAATTACCCCTATGTGATGATGGAGATGCAATCCCGGAATGACCCCGCTGTGGCGCTCGCAGAGAAGATGGGCCTCACATTCTGTGGGTTCCGTGATAATTACTACCCCAATCAGGATATGGCCTTATTCTTTAGTAGATTTGTGAGATAGGGCTGGCTCACCTATGTTTCTAAGTATTTACTGGGATGAAGCGATTGAGACCATCAGCCAAATTTTGTCGGCTGGTGTGGCTATCACGGCGTTTTCGCTGTTGTTGTATGCCTTTGCTTTCAATTTGCGGGAAAACGTCGCACGGGCTTTCATCCTGATCCTGACCAGCGTTGTAATTGTCTTCACAATGCACTCGATTGCAACTGTGGGCGCGAATGTGGCATTGGTTGAGTTGATGCTCAAGTTGAAATGGGTTGGGATCGTTTTCCTGCCTGCAACCTATCTTCATTTTTCTGATTCATTGCTAACCATCACAGGACGCCCCAGCCGCGGCAGACGTTATTGGCTGGTTCGGTTGACCTATCTGTTCTCGTTAGTTCTGGTAGTGATGATCCCACTAAATATTCTGATCGGGACCTACACACCTGTGGATTCTCCCGTACCTTATCTAACACATAATTTCTTCACGAAATTATTTTCCTTTTACTATATTGCTGTGATGCTGGTGGCCGGCTCATTACAGTTCAGGGCCTACCAACGGACAGTGACCAAGACCAGCCGTCGGCGAATGATCTACCTGCTGGCAGGTGCAACCGTCGCAGCGATTGGGATTTTCCCCTTCTTGCTAACGGGCTCTGGCCTGATCGCCCTGAACTCGATTGTCTTTTGGATTTTGGTCAGTCTGAGCAGTGTGGCAGTCGGTGTGTTCTTGGTTATCATGGCCTATTCCGTGGCCTTTTTTGGCGTCACCTGGCCTGACCGCCTGGTCAAGAGCCGTTTATTTAAGTGGCTTTTGCGAGGACCCTTCACAGCTTCGATAGCTTTGGCGGTTACGACGATTGTGCGCCGGCTAGGCTTGCTCTGGGGTGAACAATATAATGCCTTTGTCCCAATCTTTATGGTTGTGACCATTTTATTCCTGGAATATATCATCACGATCTTGGCACCGTTTTGGGAGCGCCTCCTTTTTTATGGCAGCGATCGTAAAGATGTCGCAATGATCCAATCTTTGGAGGATCATTTATTGACCCGGTCGGACTTGAGCCAGTTCCTTGAGATCGTCACAGCTACGGTCTGTGACCTTTTACAGGTGCATGAGGCGTTTATCGCGATGATGAATGGCAGCAAGTTGGAATTGCTGACCACCACCGGCGATAAAAACGCATTCAAGGCTATTGAAGAATCGGATGAACTGGTAGATCTCTCTCTGGAAAAGGAATCAGATCTTCAGGGAGATTTCAAGTATTGGAATGGGCATTTATTGGTCCCGCTGGTTTACGATGACCCCCAAAATAGCCAGGTGCTATTGGGTCTTTTGGGCTTCCAGTGGGAACTGGACCGGGAAATGGATGAGGAATATCTCCATTCCATCAACCTTTTGGCGGTCAGAGTGGCGATTGCTTTACGTGATTGGCGCATGCAGCAACAGGTTTTCCAATCTCTGGAATCTTTACAGCCCCAGGTTGCATTGATCCAGCAGTTACGGGCTGCTTCAAGTTATAACAAAATCGGTGTATTATTGGATGAAGTGGATTTACCGGATGAGGATTTCGTCTCCTGGGTCAAG
This Chloroflexota bacterium DNA region includes the following protein-coding sequences:
- a CDS encoding GNAT family N-acetyltransferase, producing MPEIELRPVDQHDIDSLTAFEHGYYSEFVWQVTMETDPQNLQAGLRRTHLPRRVFVPYPRSKELIFGALGQVEAFLVALLENQPVGYIKVLVEHGEKVLRVSDLVVSTPMRRQGIASGLMVAVMDMASSRNYPYVMMEMQSRNDPAVALAEKMGLTFCGFRDNYYPNQDMALFFSRFVR
- a CDS encoding purine-nucleoside phosphorylase, whose product is MSEFITMTDIDRAVDAIRSRIEVKPEIGMILGTGLGPLADSVDGATIIPNQEIPCWPISTVQGHKGRLVIGELEGKTVFILQGRTHFYEGYTMGQTTFSVRVMKRLGCETLVVTNAAGAINPDYIPGDLMLITDHINLIGMGGSNPLFGPNMEEFGVRFPDMSQPYDSELLATAREACDDADIPYQEGVYVGLAGPSFETPAELRFLKAIGADAVGMSTVPEVIIARHSGMRVLGISGISNKANLDGSTVTTHEEVLEAGQVLVPKLTGLIRGTLSRL